From Verrucomicrobiia bacterium:
GGTGCAGGCGGTGATCTCGCCGGAGAGAACGGACCTGGGGGCGGCGATACGCTTGGCCGCTGCCGCTTTGCCGGAGCATGGACAAAGGCGGCTCGTCGTTCTGTCAGACGGTAACGAAAATTCCGGTGATGCCATGGCTGCGGTGCTCGCCGCAAAACCATTGGGTGTCACTGTGGATGTGGTGCCGCTGAGCCTTTCACGCGGTGGCGATGTATCCGTACAGAAACTCACTTTGCCTTCCAAGCTCAAGGTGGGGCAGGCATTTGAGGTGAAGATATTGCTGCACTCGGATCGCGAGAAAGCGGCCTCAGTGCGGCTGTTCCGCAATGATCAATTGCTTGGTGAACAGCCGGTGCAATTGACACAAGGGAAGAATCTCTTCGCGTTCCCGCAGAAGCTGGAGGAAGCGGGTTTTTACAATTATCAGATCCAGGTAGATGTGCCGGGTGACACGATCCCGCAGAACAATAAGGCGACGTCTTTTGCGAGCGTGCGTGGCGATCCGACATTGCTGCTGGTATCCGCTGATCCGGCGCAGGATGCGAACCTCGCGGAGGCGTTGCGATCCTCCAAACTCACGGTGAAGCATGTGGCGGTGGAAGGTTTCCCGGAGACGCTCGCCGAGATGCAGAGCTACGATTCCATTTTCATCAGCAACATCGCTTCCGGCGATCTGACGATGGACATGTTAAAGCTGCTGGAGATCGCGGTGCGCGATTTCGGTGTGGGCCTGGTCTGCGTGGGTGGTGATCAGACGTATGCGGCGGGTGCGTATCGTGGCACGCCTTTGGAGACAATCCTGCCGGTGGATGTGGAGCTGAGCAGCAAGAAAGTTTTGCCGCCGGGTGCGTTGGTGCTGGTCATCGACAAATCCGGCAGTATGGATGGTGAGAAATTGGAATTGGTGAAGTCCGCAGCGATCGGTGCAGTGCGGGCTTTGGGTGATTCGGATTATGTGGCTGTCATCGCATTTGATGGGCAGCCGGTGGTGGTGGCAGAAATGCAGAAGGCATCGAACCGCACGAAGATCGAGCGCAGCATCTCAGGCATCGTCAGTGGTGGCGGCACGGCGATGTATCCGCCGATGGTGAGGGCATATGAAATGTTGCACGAAACAAGAGCGTCCCTGAAACACGTGATCGTGCTGACGGATGGTGAATCGCAACCGGGAGATTTCGAGGGCATCACGAAGAAGATGGCAGCGGAAAAGATGACAGTATCGACCGTCGCGGCTGGTGAATACATCGATGGGGCGTTACTGCAAAGCATCGCGAATGCGGGCAAAGGCCGGTTCTATCACGTGCGGAATCCGACGCAGATACCGCAGGTGTTCATCAAGGAGACGGCGGTGATCTTGAAATCCGCCATCAGCGAAGAGCCGTTCCAGCCGAGGATGGTGGCAAGCACCGAAGTGGTGCGCGGCTTTGGCAATGGTGAGTTCCCGACATTGCTCGGACATGTGGCGACGGAGCCGAAGAGCCGCGCGGAACTGGCTTTGGTGACGGGAACGGGCGATCCACTGCTGGCGCATTGGAATTTCGGTCTGGGCCGATCGGTGGCGTTCACATCGGATGCCAAACCACGTTGGGCAAAGAACTGGATGGGTTGGAGCAAGTATCGCCAGTTCTGGTCGCAGGTCGCGCAATGGAGCCTGCGCAAGTTGGAGAG
This genomic window contains:
- a CDS encoding VWA domain-containing protein — encoded protein: MNIQFTTPYWLWALVPGAVWVLWLAIKSDAQLSPWRRWLVTSLRLMILLCLVLALAGIQWKQPKEGLNVFFLLDRSQSVSPEQQERALKYVNETAKGKTLSDRGGVIVFGAGASIETMPNPVVELPQVQAVISPERTDLGAAIRLAAAALPEHGQRRLVVLSDGNENSGDAMAAVLAAKPLGVTVDVVPLSLSRGGDVSVQKLTLPSKLKVGQAFEVKILLHSDREKAASVRLFRNDQLLGEQPVQLTQGKNLFAFPQKLEEAGFYNYQIQVDVPGDTIPQNNKATSFASVRGDPTLLLVSADPAQDANLAEALRSSKLTVKHVAVEGFPETLAEMQSYDSIFISNIASGDLTMDMLKLLEIAVRDFGVGLVCVGGDQTYAAGAYRGTPLETILPVDVELSSKKVLPPGALVLVIDKSGSMDGEKLELVKSAAIGAVRALGDSDYVAVIAFDGQPVVVAEMQKASNRTKIERSISGIVSGGGTAMYPPMVRAYEMLHETRASLKHVIVLTDGESQPGDFEGITKKMAAEKMTVSTVAAGEYIDGALLQSIANAGKGRFYHVRNPTQIPQVFIKETAVILKSAISEEPFQPRMVASTEVVRGFGNGEFPTLLGHVATEPKSRAELALVTGTGDPLLAHWNFGLGRSVAFTSDAKPRWAKNWMGWSKYRQFWSQVAQWSLRKLESANFNAEMTVEKGDGVLTVEAMDDKGDFQNFLNLEATVVSPKGDRQRVRLEQTAPGHYEVRFPTKEVGAYVAQLSQMKDGNVMAGQVVGTAVNYSPEFEATETNIRLMQQLAEAGEGRVINPQLNSDNPFVHDRVKTFQPVDLWEWLLKAAILLFPFDVGLRRIHLDKEEWMKATATLRRWIFFWKPQGHRPQEADESLAALLNRRDQVRATQKPAEPVVVNPGMFQPKEPVIIRAPKKEPKTVVEGEGASEVGTGAKTDKVDDTTTTSRLLEAKKRAQKRR